Genomic window (Corynebacterium simulans):
GCCGATAGGGGAGATGTTGTCAGGGTTTGCAATCGAAAGATCGGTAATGCCCATCAGCCTGCCCAGCGCCACGCCATCTAGGCTGATGCTGCGGGTGTAGGTCGAGACGGGGGCACCTTCGAACTTCCCGCTAAAGACCTGCTGCGGGGTAATGGTGATATCGCGCATGGTGGTTGAAGCATTGACCATGCCCAGCTTTGGCACCTCGACGTCGAGAGATTGCACCTCGAGATAAGGAATCTCTTTGGTCAGCGTGGCGAGCGTATAAGGAAAGCCGCCGATGTAGACGTCGGGAGTATTTTCGAGGCGCGAGACCGCCTTCGATTCTTGGGCCACGGTGTGCTCTGCGTGCATGGCCACCGCAGAATCCGAAAGCCAGGCGAGGGTGCCCACGATGGCGACGATGCCGAGGCGGACAACGTTGCGGTTGATTTGCAGAACAGTCACTCTTCTATTCTTACCGCACGTACGCTGGTGGGTATGAATATCGAAAATTATCAACTTCCAGAGTGCCCAGAACTCGCAGGAAGGCTCAAGAAAATCGCTGATTTAGCACGGGGCGTCGACGGTATTGCGCCCCTGTCGGAGCAATTCATATTGGGCCTGGATGACGCGCACTTGGAACACACGCACTTGGTGCTCAGCGACGCCACGGAGCCGATAGGCCTTGCGGCTGTCGCCGGAGACGATGCTGAGATGTTTATCCACCCCGATTATCGTGGCCGTGGCTGGGGCAACGAGCTTCTTAACGCCGTGCGGGCGATAAAGCCTGCAGCAAATGTCTGGGCGCATGGCAATCTGCCGGCAGCCCAGGCTGTGGCGCAGAATAACCACATGGAAAAGGTGCGTCAGCTTCTGGTCATGGAGGTTGCCGGTAAGGATTTGGCGGAGCACTCCATGCTTGGCGACGCCCCGTATACTCCCGCCAACTTCACCGATTCGGTAGAGCGGTGGGGCACGGACTTGGTCGAGCAGGAATGGGTGCGTGCCAACAACGAAGCCTTTTCCTGGCACCCGGAGCAAGGCGGATGGGATATAGAGCGTTTGCACCGCGGGATGGAAGCGGAATGGTTCGATCCGGCAGATGTCCTTTTCTATTGGGACACCAAGAAAGGCGATGATGGGGCAGCCCCCGTGCTGGCCGGATTCCACTGGACCAAATGGCACAAGGAGGAAATTGATGAGTTTGGTGAGGTTTATGTGATCGGCATTTCGGAGGCCTATCGCGGTCAAGGTTTGGGAAAGCCTTTGCTGCGTTATGGTCTGAATCGAATGGTGGAAAAGGGTGCTGACCGGGTAATTCTCTACGTAGAAGCGGATAATAAACCGGCTGTAAAGCTCTATGAGCGCCTCGGGTTTAGCGTTATTGAAGACCATTCTGTCTATTCGGGGCGTGATTAGTCTCACCAACTTTGGTGACATGTTCATTTGTTGTTTACCTGAAATCACCTCTGCGGTTAACCCACCCCGAATAGCTTTAGTTTTCGT
Coding sequences:
- a CDS encoding LmeA family phospholipid-binding protein, with protein sequence MTVLQINRNVVRLGIVAIVGTLAWLSDSAVAMHAEHTVAQESKAVSRLENTPDVYIGGFPYTLATLTKEIPYLEVQSLDVEVPKLGMVNASTTMRDITITPQQVFSGKFEGAPVSTYTRSISLDGVALGRLMGITDLSIANPDNISPIGGTAAEAELTGTLPGDKKKSTAKVALRLVGEQFHMNVYDTEDPRLKKAFSMQFDTRDLPLPAQATSVKLHGGSITFEVQRRNIKLKSTQLSPLEIEGSEEKAVKDAERRAVDTAQRVGQAS
- the mshD gene encoding mycothiol synthase translates to MNIENYQLPECPELAGRLKKIADLARGVDGIAPLSEQFILGLDDAHLEHTHLVLSDATEPIGLAAVAGDDAEMFIHPDYRGRGWGNELLNAVRAIKPAANVWAHGNLPAAQAVAQNNHMEKVRQLLVMEVAGKDLAEHSMLGDAPYTPANFTDSVERWGTDLVEQEWVRANNEAFSWHPEQGGWDIERLHRGMEAEWFDPADVLFYWDTKKGDDGAAPVLAGFHWTKWHKEEIDEFGEVYVIGISEAYRGQGLGKPLLRYGLNRMVEKGADRVILYVEADNKPAVKLYERLGFSVIEDHSVYSGRD